The following proteins are encoded in a genomic region of Neurospora crassa OR74A linkage group VI, whole genome shotgun sequence:
- the un-25 gene encoding 60S ribosomal protein L13, with the protein MAIKHNQQIPNNHFRKDWQRRVRCHFDQAGKKASRRVARQAKAAALAPRPVDKLRPIVRCPTIKYNRRTRLGRGFSLAELKAAGIPKLVAPTIGISVDPRRANLSEESLAANVERLKAYQARLVVFPRKSNKPKKADTPKDQQTGEFVKSVEAVFGVERPIASGFKEIPKSELPSNIEGGAFRALRKARSDAKLIGVREKRAKDKAAAEAEKSK; encoded by the exons ATG GCGATCAAGCACAACCAGCAGATTCCCAACAACC ACTTCCGCAAGGATTGGCAGAGGCGCGTCAGGTGCCACTTCGACCAG GCTGGCAAGAAGGCTTCCCGCCGTGTCGCTCGCCAGGCCaaggctgctgctcttgCCCCTCGCCCGGTTGACAAGCTCCGCCCCATTGTCCGGTGCCC CACCATCAAGTACAACCGCCGCACCCGCCTCGGCCGTGGTTTCTCCCTCGCTGAGCTCAAG GCTGCCGGTATCCCCAAGCTTGTTGCTCCCACCATCGGTATCTCGGTTGACCCCCGCCGCGCCAACCTCTCCGAGGAGTCCCTTGCCGCCAATGTCGAGCGCCTGAAGGCCTACCAGGCCcgcctcgtcgtcttccccCGCAAGTCcaacaagcccaagaaggccGATACCCCCAAGGACCAGCAGACCGGCGAGTTCGTCAAGAGCGTCGAGGCCGTTTTCGGCGTCGAGCGCCCCATCGCCTCTGGCTTCAAGGAGATCCCCAAGTCCGAGCTCCCCTCCAACATCGAGGGTGGTGCTTTCCGCGCTCTCCGCAAGGCTCGCTCCGACGCCAAGCTCATTGGTGTCCGCGAGAAGCGCGCCAAGGACAAGGCTGctgccgaggccgagaagagcAAGTAA
- the aro-6 gene encoding phospho-2-dehydro-3-deoxyheptonate aldolase encodes MVGPDMVALRADDTRVEGQDPLIPPALLISEIPMTDAALETVVKGRKEAVGVIMGKDDRLLVVVGPCSLHDPATALEYCSRLKALSEKLKDDLVIVMRAYLEKPRTTVGWKGLINDPDIDSSFKINKGLRISRQLFCDLTSAGMPIASEMLDTISPQFLADFISVGAIGARTTESQLHRELASGLSFPVGFKNGTDGNLGVAIDAIGAAAAKHHFMGVTKQGLAAITRTKGNEHGFVILRGGTKGPNYDKENVQAAKETLIKKGQKLAIMVDCSHGNSNKDHRNQPKVAKVVADQIREGEKAIIGVMIESNINEGNQKVPAEGPSALKKGVSITDACIDWESTVSTLEELAEAVRERREVNGGLASGVATPKPNPLEED; translated from the exons ATGGTCGGCCCTGATATGGTGGCCCTTCGGGCTGATGACACAAGAG TCGAGGGACAGGATCCCCTCATCCCTCCTGCTCTTCTCATTTCCGAGATTCCCATGACGGATGCCGCTCTCGAGACTGTTGTCAAGGGCAGGAAGGAGGCCGTAGGTGTCATCATGGGCAAGGATGACCGTCtccttgtcgttgttggcCCCTGCTCCCTTCACGATCCTGCTACAGCTCTCGAGTACTGCAGCAGGCTCAAGGCTCTTtccgagaagctcaaggacGACCTCGTTATCGTGATGAGAGCCTACCTCGAGAAGCCTCGCACGACCGTCGGCTGGAAGGGTCTCATCAACGATCCCGATATCGACTCTTCTTTCAAGATCAACAAGGGTCTTCGTATCTCCAGACAGCTTTTCTGCGATTTGACCTCTGCCGGTATGCCTATTGCTTCGGAGATGTTGGACACCATCTCCCCTCAGTTCCTTGCCGACTTCATCTCTGTCGGTGCTATCGGCGCCCGTACTACCGAAAGCCAGCTTCACCGCGAGCTTGCCTCTGGTCTCTCTTTCCCTGTCGGTTTCAAGAACGGAACCGACGGAAACCTCGGTGTTGCCATTGATGCCATTGGCGCTGCCGCGGCTAAGCACCACTTCATGGGCGTTACCAAGCAGGGCTTGGCCGCTATCACCCGCACCAAGGGCAACGAGCACGGTTTCGTTATCCTCCGTGGTGGCACCAAGGGCCCCAACTACGACAAGGAGAACGTCCAGGCTGCGAAGGAGACTCTCATCAAGAAGGGCCAGAAGCTCGCCATCATGGTCGACTGCTCTCACG GCAACTCCAACAAGGACCACCGCAACCAGCCCAAGGTTGCCAAGGTCGTTGCCGACCAGATTCGCGAGGGCGAGAAAGCCATCATTGGTGTCATGATCGAGTCCAACATCAACGAGGGCAACCAGAAGGTTCCTGCTGAGGGTCCCTCGGCGCTCAAGAAGGGCGTCAGCATCACCGATGCCTGCATTGACTGGGAGTCCACTGTCTCGACCCTCGAGGAGCTCGCTGAGGCGGTTCGCGAGCGTCGTGAGGTGAACGGTGGCCTCGCCAGCGGTGTGGCTACCCCCAAGCCCAACCCTCTCGAGGAGGACTAG